The Nitriliruptor alkaliphilus DSM 45188 genome includes a region encoding these proteins:
- a CDS encoding ATP-binding cassette domain-containing protein → MPPAIHAEGLTLSYGDTRALDGVDLSVPAGAVLGLLGPNGAGKTTAVRILTTQLTPDAGRAEVLGLDVVRDAAKVRRRMGLAGQYAAVDERLTGRENLVMIARLNHRSKTESRSRAVELLDRFDLVDAADRPVKGYSGGMRRRLDLAASLVTSPPVLFLDEPTTGLDPRSRADLWAIIEGLVDDGTTVLLTTQYLEEADRLADRIVVIDHGRVIAEGTASELKATVGREHITVDLADAAGALAARALVERLAERDAVPGLDPAAPVTVERERLELLVTSAGPALGPLARAFHDAGIVPVAIDVHRPTLDDAFLGMTGAPADATDAPTSAPPPTSPATVA, encoded by the coding sequence GTGCCACCCGCCATCCACGCCGAGGGCCTGACCCTCTCCTACGGCGACACCCGCGCCCTCGACGGCGTCGACCTCAGCGTCCCGGCCGGCGCCGTGCTCGGCCTGCTCGGACCCAACGGCGCCGGGAAGACCACCGCGGTCCGCATCCTGACCACCCAGTTGACCCCGGATGCGGGTCGCGCCGAGGTGCTCGGACTGGACGTCGTCCGCGATGCCGCGAAGGTGCGGCGCCGGATGGGCCTGGCCGGACAGTACGCCGCGGTCGACGAGCGGCTCACCGGCCGTGAGAACCTCGTGATGATCGCGCGCCTGAACCACCGCTCGAAGACCGAGAGCCGGTCGCGGGCCGTCGAACTGCTCGACCGCTTCGACCTCGTCGATGCGGCCGACCGCCCGGTGAAGGGGTACTCGGGCGGCATGCGGCGTCGGCTCGACCTCGCCGCGTCGCTCGTCACCTCGCCGCCGGTGCTGTTCCTCGACGAGCCGACCACCGGGCTCGACCCGCGCAGCCGCGCCGACCTGTGGGCGATCATCGAGGGGCTCGTCGACGACGGCACCACGGTGCTGCTGACCACCCAGTACCTCGAGGAGGCCGACCGCCTCGCCGACCGCATCGTGGTGATCGACCATGGCCGGGTGATCGCCGAGGGGACCGCCAGCGAACTGAAGGCCACCGTCGGGCGCGAGCACATCACCGTGGACCTGGCCGATGCGGCCGGCGCCCTCGCCGCCCGCGCGCTGGTCGAGCGCCTGGCCGAGCGTGACGCCGTCCCGGGGCTCGACCCGGCCGCCCCCGTCACCGTGGAGCGTGAGCGCCTCGAGCTGCTGGTGACCAGCGCCGGGCCCGCGCTCGGCCCGCTCGCCCGCGCGTTCCACGACGCCGGGATCGTCCCGGTGGCGATCGACGTCCACCGCCCGACCCTCGACGACGCCTTCCTCGGGATGACCGGTGCACCCGCCGACGCCACCGACGCACCGACCTCCGCGCCACCCCCGACCTCGCCCGCGACCGTGGCCTGA
- a CDS encoding ABC transporter permease, protein MTTIDTPTLLRELPPLPEESLADRLRWNVADTLTVTKRNLTHLARLPQLLVFATIQPVMFVLLFTFVFGGAIDTPGDYIDYLMPGIFVQTVTFGATQTGVGLAEDLGKGLIERFRTLPMARSAVLAGRTLSDLLRNTMVVTLMVVVGVLVGFSPAGGVTGVLGAAAVVLLFSFAFSWVAALVGLTANDAETAQTMMFPLMFPLVFASSAFVPTDSMPDWLRVWADNQPVTRTVDAARALTQGTATSGDVVPALLWAALIVAVFAPLAIRRYRRT, encoded by the coding sequence GTGACCACGATCGACACCCCCACCCTCCTGCGCGAACTGCCCCCGCTCCCCGAGGAGTCCCTCGCCGACCGCCTGCGCTGGAACGTCGCCGACACGCTCACCGTGACCAAGCGCAACCTCACCCACCTGGCGCGGCTGCCCCAGCTGCTGGTCTTCGCCACGATCCAGCCGGTGATGTTCGTCCTGCTGTTCACCTTCGTCTTCGGCGGCGCCATCGACACCCCCGGGGACTACATCGACTACCTGATGCCCGGGATCTTCGTGCAGACCGTCACCTTCGGTGCGACGCAGACCGGCGTCGGACTGGCCGAGGACCTCGGCAAGGGCCTCATCGAACGCTTCCGGACGCTGCCCATGGCGCGCTCGGCGGTGCTGGCCGGCCGGACCCTCTCCGACCTGCTCCGCAACACGATGGTGGTCACCTTGATGGTCGTCGTGGGCGTCCTGGTGGGCTTCTCCCCCGCCGGTGGCGTCACGGGCGTCCTCGGCGCCGCCGCCGTGGTGCTGCTGTTCTCCTTCGCCTTCAGCTGGGTCGCCGCCCTCGTCGGCCTGACCGCCAACGACGCCGAGACCGCCCAGACCATGATGTTCCCCCTGATGTTCCCCCTGGTGTTCGCCTCGAGCGCCTTCGTGCCGACCGACTCGATGCCGGACTGGCTGCGGGTCTGGGCCGACAACCAGCCGGTGACCCGGACCGTCGACGCGGCCCGCGCCCTGACCCAAGGCACAGCGACGTCGGGGGACGTCGTGCCGGCACTGCTGTGGGCGGCGCTGATCGTGGCGGTGTTCGCGCCGCTCGCCATCCGCCGCTACCGGCGGACCTGA
- a CDS encoding DMT family transporter gives MLALCAAVSFGVSDVTGALAARRASAVTVTLIAQLAGLVVLLPALLVLPGELSLRALAIGALAGLGGCAGLIVYLRGMAIGPMGVVSPLAALVGAAVPVGWGVVVNAERVTALDVMGILAGLVAVVLVALRPRQLTDVHAGGTLLALLSGAAFGGFFVALDATPPDSGLWPLLGARLSGALLLVVVLRFAPRRMPDRRTAPLVIACGLTDMGANVLFLLATRTGALSLTALLTSLYPVAVVLLARRLTDERLTVLQASGVVLALCASALIVL, from the coding sequence CTGCTCGCCCTGTGCGCCGCCGTGTCGTTCGGCGTCTCCGACGTCACCGGCGCGTTGGCGGCCCGGCGTGCCTCGGCCGTCACCGTGACGCTGATCGCCCAGCTCGCGGGTCTCGTGGTCCTGCTGCCGGCGCTGCTGGTCCTGCCCGGTGAGCTGAGCCTGCGGGCGCTGGCCATCGGCGCGCTGGCCGGGCTCGGCGGCTGCGCCGGCCTGATCGTCTACCTGCGCGGCATGGCCATCGGCCCGATGGGCGTCGTCTCCCCCCTCGCGGCGCTCGTCGGCGCCGCGGTCCCCGTGGGCTGGGGTGTGGTGGTCAACGCGGAGCGGGTCACGGCCCTCGACGTGATGGGCATCCTCGCCGGGCTCGTCGCGGTCGTGCTCGTCGCCCTCCGTCCCCGGCAGCTGACCGATGTCCACGCCGGCGGCACGTTGCTCGCGTTGCTGTCGGGTGCCGCCTTCGGCGGGTTCTTCGTCGCGCTCGACGCGACACCGCCCGACTCCGGACTGTGGCCGCTGCTCGGCGCGCGTCTCAGCGGCGCGCTGCTGCTCGTGGTGGTGCTCCGCTTCGCCCCCCGGCGCATGCCCGACCGCCGCACCGCGCCGCTGGTGATCGCGTGCGGGCTGACCGACATGGGCGCCAACGTCCTGTTCCTGCTCGCGACCCGGACAGGCGCGCTGTCGCTGACCGCCCTGCTCACCTCGCTGTACCCCGTGGCGGTCGTGCTGCTCGCGCGACGTCTGACCGACGAACGCCTCACCGTCCTGCAGGCCAGCGGCGTGGTCCTCGCGCTCTGTGCCTCGGCCCTCATCGTCCTCTGA
- a CDS encoding TetR/AcrR family transcriptional regulator: MVAEGRRDAARRRTMAELDAAALAEVHEHGAVALSLRRVARRMGMSPAGLYRYVDSREGLLTRLIAGGYEDLADHLAVATGAEPRPAADRDRPAPDPPVVAAGGAALADRVRAVALAYRHWGVTHPQEFGLLFGDPIPGYAAPPGGVTVEAMGRVGSALGAPIVEAWLAGRLRTLPLPDLDPEQGERLAEMAKVADRELPPEVSLSLLAFWGRLHGQVSLEVFGHHRWLFPDGCEPLFRADLEAMLRDLGVVAEDAEQPDEDGTQVRR; the protein is encoded by the coding sequence GTGGTCGCCGAGGGACGACGCGATGCCGCGCGCCGTCGCACGATGGCCGAGCTCGATGCGGCGGCGCTCGCCGAGGTGCACGAACACGGGGCGGTCGCGCTGTCGTTGCGGCGTGTGGCGCGACGGATGGGGATGAGCCCCGCGGGCCTCTACCGCTACGTGGACTCCCGGGAGGGCCTGCTGACGCGCTTGATCGCCGGCGGGTACGAGGACCTGGCCGACCACCTCGCCGTGGCCACCGGCGCCGAGCCGCGGCCGGCGGCCGACCGCGACCGTCCGGCGCCGGATCCGCCCGTGGTCGCCGCTGGGGGGGCCGCGCTGGCGGACCGCGTCCGGGCGGTGGCGCTGGCGTACCGCCACTGGGGGGTGACCCACCCGCAGGAGTTCGGGCTGCTGTTCGGCGACCCCATCCCGGGCTACGCGGCGCCCCCCGGCGGGGTCACCGTCGAGGCGATGGGCCGCGTGGGCTCGGCGCTCGGGGCGCCGATCGTCGAGGCCTGGCTCGCGGGCCGGCTCCGCACGCTGCCGCTGCCCGACCTCGACCCCGAGCAGGGGGAGCGCCTCGCCGAGATGGCCAAGGTCGCCGACCGTGAGCTACCGCCCGAGGTGAGCCTGAGCCTCCTGGCGTTCTGGGGGCGCCTGCACGGCCAGGTCAGTCTCGAGGTCTTCGGCCACCACCGCTGGCTGTTCCCGGACGGGTGCGAACCGCTGTTCCGGGCCGACCTCGAGGCGATGCTGCGCGACCTCGGGGTGGTGGCCGAGGACGCCGAGCAGCCGGACGAGGACGGGACTCAGGTCCGCCGGTAG
- a CDS encoding NAD-dependent epimerase/dehydratase family protein, translating to MHVTVLGATGGIGRATTLELAARGHAVTAVSRSITPAHVPSDVRALAADLTDPVAARAACAGSDVVVMAASLPYAAWANHLQPMVTTALDAAAAADARFVMVDNLYGYGTPDTPITDASPEVGTTRKAAVRRDLGRSLLAAHAAGHARVTIGRFSDYYGVHGQNSLVNMLGVDRVLAGKRPQAFIDADQPHTFAYLPDAARAVATLVERPEADGRSWILPAAEPRTQRAILTLVCEAAGRPARIGRITPGMLWVAGLVDTQLREAREQVAQFDRPYVALGRDFEATFGPLRTTPHEVAVAETVAGRRVARSSGAPLAA from the coding sequence GTGCACGTCACCGTCCTCGGCGCCACCGGCGGCATCGGCCGCGCCACGACGTTGGAGCTCGCCGCCCGCGGTCACGCGGTCACCGCCGTCAGCCGCTCCATCACGCCCGCCCACGTCCCGAGCGACGTGCGCGCCCTCGCCGCCGACCTCACCGACCCGGTCGCGGCCCGGGCTGCGTGCGCGGGCAGCGACGTGGTCGTGATGGCAGCCAGCCTCCCCTACGCCGCCTGGGCCAACCACCTGCAGCCGATGGTCACCACCGCCCTCGACGCGGCTGCCGCCGCCGACGCCCGGTTCGTCATGGTCGACAACCTCTACGGCTACGGCACGCCCGACACCCCCATCACCGACGCCTCACCGGAGGTCGGTACGACCCGGAAGGCCGCGGTCCGCCGCGACCTCGGCCGGTCCCTGCTGGCGGCGCACGCGGCCGGTCACGCGCGCGTCACCATCGGGCGGTTCTCGGACTACTACGGGGTCCACGGCCAGAACAGCCTCGTCAACATGCTGGGTGTCGATCGGGTCCTGGCCGGCAAGCGGCCGCAGGCGTTCATCGACGCCGACCAGCCGCACACGTTCGCCTACCTGCCCGACGCCGCCCGGGCCGTCGCGACGCTCGTCGAGCGCCCCGAGGCCGACGGCCGGTCGTGGATCCTGCCCGCCGCGGAGCCCAGAACCCAGCGCGCGATCCTCACGCTGGTCTGCGAGGCAGCCGGTCGCCCGGCCCGGATCGGGCGCATCACGCCCGGCATGCTGTGGGTGGCCGGCCTCGTCGACACGCAGTTGCGCGAGGCTCGCGAGCAGGTGGCCCAGTTCGACCGGCCGTACGTCGCGCTCGGCCGGGACTTCGAGGCCACCTTCGGTCCGCTCCGCACGACCCCGCACGAGGTGGCCGTGGCCGAGACGGTCGCCGGTCGCCGGGTCGCGAGGTCATCGGGCGCACCGCTGGCCGCGTGA
- a CDS encoding DUF429 domain-containing protein, producing the protein MTRRVVGLDGCREGWVAVELVDGAVAAVTVVPRAVDILDGSHEAAAVDIPIGLLDVAVRDADAAARAVLGRRAATVFSAPPRAVVDLVAGAPGVSHAEATALAADTTGVGVSIQAFRLLPKVIEIDAIVAGGAEVLEVHPEVAFAHLAGEALPRKTSWAGSEARRAILTAAGVVLPASFPGAERCAPDDVLDAAVCAVTADRVASGGSVTTLPDPPTQFLGGRPVVIHAPAPRS; encoded by the coding sequence ACGGTGCGGTGGCTGCCGTGACCGTCGTGCCGCGCGCTGTCGACATACTCGACGGTTCGCACGAGGCAGCCGCGGTGGACATCCCGATCGGGCTGCTCGACGTGGCGGTCCGCGACGCCGACGCGGCGGCCAGAGCCGTGCTCGGGCGGCGTGCGGCCACGGTCTTCAGCGCGCCTCCGCGCGCGGTGGTCGACCTCGTGGCCGGCGCTCCGGGGGTGTCGCACGCCGAGGCTACGGCGCTGGCCGCGGACACCACGGGGGTGGGAGTCAGCATCCAGGCGTTCCGGTTGCTGCCGAAGGTGATCGAGATCGACGCCATCGTGGCGGGCGGGGCGGAGGTCCTGGAGGTGCACCCGGAGGTCGCCTTCGCTCACCTCGCCGGCGAGGCGCTGCCACGCAAGACCTCGTGGGCCGGGTCGGAAGCGCGGCGCGCGATCCTCACGGCCGCCGGCGTCGTGCTGCCGGCGAGCTTCCCCGGAGCGGAGCGGTGCGCGCCGGACGACGTGCTGGACGCCGCGGTGTGCGCAGTGACGGCCGACCGTGTGGCGTCCGGCGGGTCGGTCACGACGCTGCCCGATCCGCCGACCCAGTTCCTCGGCGGTCGTCCCGTCGTGATCCACGCGCCGGCGCCACGCAGCTGA
- a CDS encoding sigma factor, producing the protein MSGVGSDDAFHAFCVEAHPRLVAALGHVVGDHAVAEELAQEALVRAHQRWRRVSQLESPLGWTGTWPTSRPSLRPVPGRPTTMMRRSDVSADLRDLLERTAAAPSTPVDPVRIASRSRRRSRRRRGGAGLTGAALALPLAVVAWPGVGPGGLIIEDRVADQPGGSDDAGTADGEVARLDLPEGWQQVEVGDASFGVPADRDTRELAPSDGSPCHNGLDRVRTYLAPDGYPTGVVACRQPLPDYTSLLAAPLSTVPELVREQRHGTDLEPAPRPTAVTLPSGIHGQRVRVGGNLETYAFPQVDLWLEFHNVEQEPVLIEQVLATVAAVERG; encoded by the coding sequence GTGAGCGGCGTGGGATCGGACGATGCGTTCCACGCGTTCTGCGTCGAGGCGCACCCGCGTCTCGTCGCGGCGCTGGGCCACGTCGTCGGCGACCACGCCGTTGCCGAGGAGCTCGCCCAGGAGGCGCTCGTCCGTGCGCACCAGCGGTGGCGGCGGGTGTCGCAGCTCGAGTCGCCGCTCGGCTGGACGGGGACGTGGCCGACGTCCCGCCCGTCGCTCCGGCCGGTCCCGGGACGCCCGACGACGATGATGAGGAGGTCCGACGTGTCCGCTGATCTGCGCGACCTGCTCGAGCGCACCGCCGCGGCTCCGAGCACGCCGGTCGATCCGGTCCGGATCGCGTCGCGGTCCCGGCGACGGTCACGGCGGCGACGCGGTGGCGCCGGCCTGACCGGTGCAGCACTCGCGCTGCCGCTCGCCGTCGTGGCGTGGCCCGGGGTCGGACCCGGTGGTCTGATCATCGAGGACCGCGTCGCCGACCAGCCCGGTGGCTCCGACGATGCCGGGACGGCTGACGGCGAGGTCGCGCGGCTCGACCTGCCGGAGGGGTGGCAGCAGGTCGAGGTGGGAGACGCGAGCTTCGGCGTGCCCGCCGATCGGGACACCCGCGAGCTGGCACCGAGCGATGGCTCCCCGTGCCACAACGGGCTCGACCGGGTCCGCACCTACCTCGCCCCGGACGGCTACCCGACGGGTGTCGTCGCGTGTCGTCAACCGCTCCCTGACTACACATCCCTGCTCGCGGCGCCGCTGAGCACCGTCCCCGAGCTCGTTCGGGAGCAACGGCACGGGACCGACCTGGAGCCCGCACCGCGACCCACCGCCGTGACTCTGCCGAGCGGGATCCACGGCCAGCGGGTCAGGGTGGGCGGCAACCTCGAGACGTACGCGTTCCCGCAGGTCGACCTCTGGCTCGAGTTCCACAACGTGGAGCAGGAGCCAGTGCTCATCGAGCAGGTGCTCGCGACCGTCGCGGCGGTCGAGCGCGGCTGA